The Streptomyces sp. NBC_00459 DNA segment CAGTCGACGTGGTACGACCGCGCGTCCCCCGGACCGCCGTCGAAGCCCGTCACCGTGACCCCGTCCCGGCGCAGCTCCACGACCTGGTCCTGACCCAGCTCGATCGCCGACCGTGTGTGGGCGATGAACGCGGCGACGTCCGAGGCGAGAAAGGCCTCGCCCTCCCCGACGCCCACCACGAGCGGCGAGTTCCGCCGCGCCCCGACGACGACATCAGGCTCGTCGGCGTGCACGGCGACCAGCGTGAACGCACCCTCCAGCCGCCGGCAGACAAGCCGCATCGCCTCGGCCAGATCGGCACACGCGGAGAACTCCTCGGCGAGCAGATGGGCGACGACCTCGGTGTCGGTCTCGGAGACGAGTTCGTGCCCCCGCTCGGCCAACTCGGCCCGCAGACAGGCGAAGTTCTCGATGATCCCGTTGTGGACGACTGCGACGCGCCCCGCGTTGTCGAGATGCGGATGGGCGTTGGCGTCGGTCGGCCCGCCGTGGGTGGCCCACCGGGTGTGCCCGATGCCCGTACCGCCGGCCGGCAGCGGCCGTTCGACGAGTTCCTTCTCCAGGTTGACGAGCTTCCCGGCCTTCTTGGCACCGGCCAGCCCGCCATCGGCCAGTACAGCCACCCCGGCCGAGTCGTACCCCCGGTACTCCAGCCGCTTCAGCCCGGCCATCACGACATCGAGAGCCGACTGCGACCCCACATAACCCACGATTCCGCACATGCTGCGCAGCCTACGAGCGAACACGCGCCACACCTGTGCACCGAGTGCCCGAAATCGGAAATTCCCGCCGGGAGCACGAAGGCCCCCGGCGGAGAGGGAATCCCGGTGGATCAGGCGAGCTTGGCCAGCTGAGCGTCGACGATCTCCGTGGGGAAGTCGTAGTCCTTGCCGGTGGAGGCCGAGGCGAAGTTGACGGCGGGAACGTAGACGACGGTGGCGCCCTTGCGGACGACGACGGCCTTCATCGGAGCCTTCAGACCGGCGTCCACGGTCACCGTCAGGGCGAGCGCCTCGTCCGCTCCTTCGGGCGCCGCGGTCCTGGTCACCTTCAGGGCGTCGCTCTTCGTGCCGGTCACCGTGTAGGAGAACCCGGCGGCGCACTTCTCGGCAGAGGTGTTCAGGTCCTTCATGGCCTGCTCCGCGCCGCCGTCCTCGTAGGAGGCCAGCGTGATGACGGCCTGCTCAAGGTCGAGGGCGGCGAGGAACTGGTCCTCGTCACTCGCCCCGGCGGCGGGCTTCTCGGCGTCGCCCTTCCAGGTCCGCTTCACCGTGGCCGCCGGCTTGCCGACGTAGGAACCGGACTGGAGGTACGCCAGCGGCACGCAGGCCGCGTCGTCCGACGACACCTTGTCCTGCGCGATGTCGTCCTTGGCCGGCACCTTCTCGGTGAGGGTCCCGCTCTTCACATCCGCCTGGACGAGGGCGACCTTCGCCAACTCGGCGGCGGTGAGCGCCTTGGCTGCGGTCTTGCCCTCGCCGGCCTTGTCGCCTCCGCCGGCTGCCTCGGCGGCGGGTTCGGGAGCGCTGCCGCAGGCGGTGCCGAGAAAGGCGAGCGCGGCGACGGAGGCGGTGAGGGCGGTACGGCGAACGACGGTGGATCTCAAGGAAGAAGGCTCTTTCTCTTCGGATTCTCTGTGCGTGCTCCAGGCATGCTTTACGCGCACTTTACTCAAAGCCTCCACGCAAATGATCGACAAACTACTGTTCGATACCCGTCCGTGACACCGGGCGTGACGCACTCCACCCCCCACCCCGTCCACACTCCCGTAACAATGGACTGTGATCTCTCCGGTCTCCTCGATGCCCCGGAGCGCCCACCGGCAGCGGCCGGAGGCGACTCCCTACGTCGACCTCACCCGTGCCGAGTGGAGTGCGCTGCGCGACAAGACGCCGCTTCCCCTCACCGCCGAGGAGGTGGAGAAACTGCGCGGCCTGGGCGATGTCATCGACCTGGACGAGGTGCGGGACATCTACCTCCCGCTCTCCCGCCTCCTCAACCTCTACATCGGCGCCACGGACGGGCTCAGAGGAGCTCTGAACACCTTCCTGGGCGAACAGGGCGCCCAGACCGGCACCCCGTTCGTCATAGGAGTCGCGGGGTCCGTGGCCGTCGGGAAATCCACCGTCGCCCGACTCCTCCAGGCGCTGCTCTCCCGCTGGCCCGAACACCCCCGCGTCGAACTGGTGACCACCGACGGCTTCCTGCTCCCCACCGAGGAGCTGACAGCCCGCGGCCTGATGTCACGCAAGGGCTTCCCCGAGTCGTACGACCGCCGGGCCCTCACCCGCTTCGTCGCGGACATCAAGGCGGGAAAGGACGAGGTCACGGCCCCCGTCTACTCCCACCTCATCTACGACATCGTCCCCGACAAGAAGCTCACGGTCCGCCGCCCCGACATCCTGATCGTCGAGGGCCTGAACGTCCTCCAGCCGGCCCTCCCCGGCAGCGACGGCCGCACCCGCGTCGGCCTCGCCGACTACTTCGACTTCAGCGTGTACGTCGACGCCCGCCCCGAGGACATCGAGCGCTGGTACCTCAACCGCTTCCGACGGCTGCGCGAGACGGCGTTCCAGAACCCGTCCTCGTACTTCCGCAAGTACACGCAGGTGTCGGAGGAGGAGGCCCTGGACTACGCGCGCACCACCTGGCGCACCATCAACAAGGTGAACCTCCTGGAGAACGTGGCACCCACCCGGGGCCGCGCCACCCTCATCATCCGCAAGGGCCAGGACCACAAGGTGCAGCGTCTCAGCCTGCGCAAGCTGTAACCGGGCCCCGCCACAACACTCGCCGCACACGGCCCGGTTACCCTGCCCCCATGCTCCACCTACGCCTCATCACCCCGGCCGACAGAACGAACGACGTGGTCCAGCTGATCGGGAAGACGGTCGGCACGACCCACCTCGTCGTCCTGCCCGGCGCCGCGCGCAACCCCGCCGGGGACGTCGTGATGTGTGACGTGGCCCGGGAGGCGGGCGACGAACTCATCGCCGGGCTGCGGGAGTTGGACCTGGACGTGACCGGTTCGATCGCCGTGGAGAACATCGACCTGTCACTCTCCGAGCACGCCGACAAAGCGGAGAAGGACGCGCCCGGCGAGGGCGCGGACGCGGTCCTGTGGGAGCACCTCGCGGACGCGACGCACGAGGAGTCGACGCTGTCGATCACCTACGTCGCCTTCATCACGCTCGCCACGATGATCGCGGCCTGCGGTGTGGTCCTCGACAACGCGATCCTGATCGTGGGCGCGATGGCGGTGGGCCCGGAGTTCGGCCCCCTGGCCGGCCTGAGCACAGCCCTCGTCCAACGCCGCCCGAGACTGGCGGCCCGCTCCCTGATCGCCCTGCTGGTGGGCTTCGCGGCGGCGATGCTGGTGACGGTCGGTTTCAGCTACTTCATGGACGCGGTCGGCCTGTTCACCGAGGCGAAACTGGAGGCGGAGCGCCCCAACACGGGCTTTGTCTACGCCTACGACTGGTTCTCGTTCGTCGTGGCGGTCCTGGCAGGCATTGCCGGCACCCTCTCCCTGACGTCGGCGAAGTCCGGCGCCCTGGTAGGTGTCGCGATCTCCGTGACAACGATCCCGGCCGCCGCGAACGCGGCAGTGGCCCTGAGCTACGGCGACACCACCCAGACCACGGGCTCCACCATCCAGCTCCTCCTGAACCTCCTGGGCATCATCCTGGCCGCCACCCTCACGCTGCTGGCCCAGAAATGGCTGTGGAACACCCAAAGAAAAACAAGCCGAGCTTCCTGAGAGGGGCAAGCACGGACGTGCCCCTACAGGGGCGCGGGGAACTGCGCGACAAGCCACAACGAACCCGCGGCCCGCAGCGAGCCAGATCCCCACCCCCGAACCCGGCCCGCCAACTACCCAAGCGCGGACTTCACCACATCCGCCAACCGCCCAGCCACAGACCGAGCCTGATCAATATCAGCAGCCTCGACCATCACCCGAACCAACGGCTCGGTCCCGGAAGGCCGCAACAACACCCGCCCCGTAGCCCCGAGTTCCCGCTCGGCCTCGGCCACCGCAGCAGCCAGCTCCACGGACGACCCCACCCGGGTCCGGTCCACGTCAGGCACATTCACCAGCACCTGCGGCAACCGCACCATCACCCCGGCCAGATCCTTCAGCGTACGACCGGTCTGCGCGACCCGAGCCGCCAGCAGCAGCCCCGTCAGCGTCCCGTCGCCGGTGGTCGCGTGATCCGAGATGATCACGTGCCCGGACTGCTCACCGCCCAGCGCGTACCCGTGCTCCTTCATCTCCTCCAGCACATAGCGGTCCCCGACCGCCGTCTGGATCAGAGACAGCCCTTCCCGCTCCATCGCCAGCTTGAAGCCCAGGTTGGACATCACCGTCGCGACCACGGTGTCGGCACGCAGTACGCCACGCTCCCGCATCGCCAGCGCGAGTACGGCCATGATCTGGTCGCCGTCCACCTCCTCACCGGTGTGGTCGACGGCGAGGCAGCGGTCGGCGTCACCGTCGTGGGCGATGCCGAGGTCGGCGCCGTGTTCGAGGACGGCGGCCTGGAGCTTGCCGAGGTGGGTGGAGCCGCAGCCGTCGTTGATGTTGAGGCCGTCCGGCTCCGCGCCGATGGTGACGATCTCGGCGCCGGCCCGGGTGAACACCTCGGGCGAGACCAGGCTGGCAGCGCCGTGCGCCTCGTCCAGTACGACCTTCAGACCGTCCAGCCGGTTCGGGAGCACCCCGACGAGATGGCTGACGTACCGCTCGAAGCCCTCGTCGTACGACCGCACCCGGCCCACGCCACCGCCCGTCGGACGGTCCCAGGGAGCGCCGGTGCGGTGCTCCTCGTACACGGCCTCGATCCGCTCCTCCAGCTCGTCGTCGAGTTTGTGACCCCCGCGGGCCAGGAACTTGACGCCGTTGTCCGGCATGGCGTTGTGGCTGGCCGAGAGCATCACGCCGAGGTCGGCTTCCAGCTCGGCGGTGAGGAACGCCACCGCCGGGGTGGGCAGCACACCGACGAGCAGGACGTCGACGCCCGCGCTGGCGAGGCCCGCGACCACGGCGGCCTCCAGGAACTCCCCTGACGCACGTGGGTCCCGTCCGACCACGGCGACCGGCCGGTGGCCCTCGAACGAACCCGCCTCGCCGAGTACATGGGCCGCCGCGACGGACAGGCCGAGAGCCAGCTCGGCCGTCAGGTCCACGTTGGCGACACCGCGCACGCCGTCCGTGCCGAAGAGTCGTCCCACTGGTGTCCTCCGAAGATGCTGGGAATGTGCGCACTGTACGTAGTACGGCTCATGCGCTGAGGGGCCTGTGTGTCGTACGGCTCATGCCGAGTGTCCATGCCGGACCTGCCTACGTATATCCCCTGTGCCTGTTTCCAGGCTGTCGGGAACGATCCCCGAACCTGTGCCGCAGGCCTGTGATAGGTAGCCATGAGCCTCTGAAAAGTAACGTCCCCTGTAAACGAACCGCCCCGACGGCACGGAAGTGCCGCCGGGGCGATGCGTACGAGACGTGTGAAACGTCCGAGAACAGCGAGCGATTAACGCTTGCTGTACTGCGGGGCCTTGCGGGCCTTCTTGAGACCGGCCTTCTTGCGCTCGACCGCACGGTCGTCGCGACGGAGGAAGCCGGCCTTCTTGAGGGCGCCGCGGTTGTTGTCCACGTCGGCCTCGTTCAGCGCGCGGGCCACACCGAGGCGCAGGGCGCCGGCCTGGCCGGAGACGCCGCCACCCGTGATGCGGGCGACAACGTCGTAGCGGTTGTCGAGCTCGAGCACCTTGAAGGGCTCGTTGACTTCCTGCTGGTGCACCTTGTTGGGGAAGTAGTCCTCAAGGGTGCGACCGTTGATCTTCCACTTGCCGGTGCCCGGGACGATCCGGACGCGGGCGATGGCGTTCTTGCGACGGCCCAGGCCGGCGGCCGGCTGCGGGTCGCCGAAGCGACCGTCAAGGGCCTCCACGTACTCGCCCTCGACGACGGGCGCCTCGGACTCGGTGGTGTAGCTCTCGACGTCGGCGTTCTCGAACTCGACATCGGCGTTCTCGTCGAGCGGCTGCTCGACAGTGGTCTCGGCCACGATTCTCCTCAGAATTCTTTACGTCTTAGGGGGTGGCCGGAACTACTGCGCGACCTGGGTGATCTCGAACGGCACCGGCTGCTGGGCAGCGTGGGGGTGCTGGTCGCCCGAGTAGACCTTCAGCTTCGACAGGCACTGACGGCCCAGGGTGTTCTTGGGGATCATGCCCTTGATGGCCTTCTCGACGGCCTTCTCGGGGTTCTTCGCCAGAAGCTCGTCGTAACGGACGGAGCGGAGACCACCCGGGTAACCGGAGTGGCGGTACGCCATCTTCTGGGTCTTCTTGTTGCCGGAGAGGTGCACCTTGTCGGCGTTGATGATGATGACGAAGTCACCAGCGTCGACGTGGGGCGCGTAAATCGGCTTGTGCTTGCCGCGCAGAATGTTCGCGGCAGTGGTGGCCAGACGGCCCAGGACGACATCCTGGGCGTCGATGACGTACCACTGGCGAGTGATGTCGCCGGGCTTAGGGCTGAACGTACGCACTTCGTAGCCTTCGCTTCTTCAGTGGATGGGTCCTGACACATGGCATCACTGAAGCGATCGTGCAGCTGGGGACGACAGTGCCGGGAACGCTGCCCGTATGCCGCCCACTGGAAACTGCTCCAGGGAACCTACGTAAGGGCTTCTCGTGTGAGAACGACCAAGCCGATACGCATAACGAACGCCCAGGCTACCCGCGCGGCCCCGGACGGGTCAAAACGAGCCCGGCGGGCACCGGACGACAGCAGGCGGACGGCCACGCGCGGACCCGCCCAACGACCGCCGCAACGGACAGTACGGGCCGGTGCGTGAGAAACCCTGCTGAACCCCGACCGAACCCCGACCCGGCCCCGACGGCGTTGCCCCTGTGGCACATGAGAAGGCCCTGAGACGCATCGGCACAGGGGTTGCACGGCGTCTAAGATGCGCCCATGAGCTTTGGGCAGGGGGGACCTCAGTGGGATCCCTGGAAACCGAATACCCCGCAACAACCGTGGGACGACCAGAGCGGCCGGACCTCTCAGCCGTCATGGGAAGACCAGACCGGCCGGGCCCCGCAGCAGCAGCCGTGGGCCGGCCAGTTCGGCGGCCAGGCCCCCGACTGGGCGGCGCTCGCCGACGCCTCCGAGACCCGTAACAGACGCCGCAGACTCCTGCTGATCGTCGGGGCCGCGGTGGCCACCGTCGGCGTGGGCGCGGCCGTGGCGATGGCCGTGGTCAACGCGGACGGCGACAGCCAGGCCTCCAACAAACCGACCTCCGGCCTGCCCGCCACCGCGGACATCCCCAGCGACACCGCCTCGACGCCGTCGTTCGCGCCGACGAGCGCGCCGCCGCCGCTGGATCCGAAGGACTTCATATCCAGTGTGAAGAAGGACACGGCGCCGCTGAGCCCGGAGACCCTCTTCCCCGGTACCCAGCTGACGATGGGCGAGCGCCTCTACAAGAAGGGTCCGACCGCCGACACCAAGAACTGCGCGTCGGCCGCGAAGAACACCCTCCCGAAGATCCTCACGGACAACGGGTGCACACGCTTCCTGCGCGTCACGTACAGCAAGGACGGCATCGCGGTCACAGTCGGCGTGGCCGTCTTCGACACCGAGGCGCAGGCCACGAAGGTCAAGGCCACGGCGGACAAGAAGAGCATCGTCGAGTCCCTGTCCGGCGGCGGTGTCCCGACCTTCTGCCGCGCGGCGATCTGCCGCTCGACGACCAACTCCTACGGCCGCTACGCCTACTTCACGATCGCCGGCTTCACCGACGGCAAGAACGTGACGACGAAGAGCACGGCGGTCTTCACCACGGGCGACGACCTGGGTGAGTTCGCCTTCCGCCAGATCAGGCGCCGCGGCGAGGCCCAGGCTTCGGCGGCCAGCCAGTAGTACACCCCAGCAGCCCCCTCCCGCTCCGGCTCCCGATGGCCGACGATCACCGATCGTCGGCCATCGGCCGTCGTGCGCCCTTCGCTCAGTGCACTTCGCCCCGCACCCGCCGAGCCTGGAGCTGCCGCCCGGCGAGCTGGTCGTCCGCCGGATAGGCGACCTCCTCCAGGGTCAGCCCGTACGGCCGTACGACATGCACGGCACTGTCGCGCACCCGCGCGTCCAGCACCCGTCGCGGCCACTCCACCCCCCGGTGCCCGTCGCCCACGAACAGCAGCGCGCCGACCATGGACCGCACCTGGTTGTGGCAGAAGGCGTCGGCGCGGACCTCGATCTCGACGATGCCGTCCAGCCGCCGGCGCACCCCGAAGTCGAGGACCTCACGGACCGTCGACGCCCCCTCGCGCTTCTTCGCGTACGCGGCGAAGTCATGTTCCCCGACAAGGGACTTGGCGGCGGCGTCCATGGCGACGACGTCCAGCTCCCAGTCGTGCCAGAGCACATGGTTGCGCAGCAACGGATCCACGCCCCCGGGCCGGTCACCGACCCGGTACACATAACGCCGCCACAGGGCGGCGAACCGCGCGTTGAACCCGCCCGGCGCCTCTGCCGCACTCCACACCCGCACGTCTTTGCTGAGCCGTCCGGCAAGCCTCTTGAGTAGCTTCTCCTGGTGCTCGCCCCACACCTCCACCGGCAGATCGACATGGGCGACCTGCCCCCGAGCGTGCACCCCGGCATCGGTACGCCCGGCCACGGTCAGCTCGTACACGGCCTCCCCGGACCGGGTCACCGTCCGCAGGGCGTCCTCGATCTCCCCCTGTACGGTCCTACGGCCACCGGCCTGCTTGGCCCACCCGGAGAAAGCGGTGCCGTCATAGGAAAGGTCCAGTCGCACCCGCACGAACCCGGGCTGTACGTCGTCACTCACAAACAGATCCTCACTCACACAGGCACAGGCTGGGAACGCGAAAGCGGGCCCACCCGAAAGGGCGGACCCGCAACGCGAGGCAAAGGCCTCAGGCGTCCTTGGACTCCTCGTCCGCGGCCGGAGCCGCGTCCTCGACGACCTCGTCGGACTTGGCCTCGACGGCCTCGTCCTTCTTGAGGGTGTCTTCCTTGACGGCACGCTTGGTCGCCGCCTCGGCCTCACCGGTGGCCTGCTGGGCCACGGTCAGGGCCTCCACCAGCTCGATGACAGCCATGGGCGCGTTGTCGCCACGACGGTTACCAATCTTGGTGATACGGGTGTAACCACCCGGGCGGTTCTCGTAGCGCGGGCCGATCTCGGTGAAGAGCGTGTGGACGATGCTCTTGTCCGTGATGACCTGGAGCACCTGACGGCGGTTGTGAAGGTCGCCCTTCTTCGCCTTGGTGACCAGACGCTCGGCGTACGGACGGAGCCGGCGCGCCTTCGCCTCGGTGGTCGTGATCTTGCCGTGCTCGAAGAGCGACTTCGCGAGGTTCGCAAGAAGCAGCTTCTCGTGCGCGGCACTGCCGCCCAGACGGGCACCCTTGGCGGGCTTCGGCATGATCTTTCTCCTTGTTGTCTGCCCCGGCCGTATCAGGTACCAGAGTCAGTGTCCGAGCAGGCGATCACCTGTCGGAGATCCGGGAGCAGCCCCGAAGGGGCGATCCCGGAAGGGGCACGGGGAACTGCGCGACAAGCCACAACGCACCCGCACCCAAAATCAAACGCTGAGTCCCGAGCTCCTAGTACTGCTCAGTCTCAACAAACCCAGCATCCACATCATCGTCGGCGCCAAAGGCGTCAGCCGCGGCGGTCGGGTCGAACCCGGGAGGCGAGTCCTTGAGCGCGAGGCCCATCCCGGCAAGCTTAGCCTTGACCTCGTCGATCGACTTCGCGCCGAAGTTGCGGATGTCGAGCAGGTCCGCCTCGGACCGAGCCACGAGCTCACCCACGGAGTGGATGCCCTCACGCTTGAGGCAGTTGTACGACCGAACGGTGAGCTCCAGCTCCTCGATCGGCAGCGCGAGATCAGCGGCAAGCGCGGCATCCGTCGGGGACGGGCCCATGTCGATGCCCTCGGCGTCGACGTTGAGCTCACGGGCGAGCCCGAACAGCTCGACGAGCGTCTTACCGGCAGAAGCCATGGCGTCACGGGGACGCATGGCCTGCTTGGTCTCGACGTCGACGATCAGCTTGTCGAAGTCGGTGCGCTGCTCGACACGCGTGGCCTCGACCTTGTACGTGACCTTCAGAACCGGCGAGTAGATCGAGTCGACCGGAATACGACCGATCTCCTGCCCCACCTGCTTGTTCTGAACAGCGGAGACGTAGCCGCGACCGCGCTCGACGGTGAGCTCGACCTCCAGCTTGCCCTTGCCGTTGAGCGTGGCGAGGACGAGGTCGGGGTTGTGCACCTCGACACCGGCCGGCGGCGCGATGTCAGCGGCGGTGACCAGGCCGGGACCCTGCTTGCGCAGGTACATCACGACCGGCTCGTCGTGCTCGCTACTGACGACCAGCTGCTTGATGTTGAGGATGAGGTCCGTGACGTCTTCCTTGACACCCGGCACGGTGGTGAACTCGTGCAGAACGCCGTCGACACGGATGCTGGTGACAGCCGCACCCGGAATCGAGGACAGAAGGGTCCGGCGGAGGGAGTTACCGAGGGTGTAGCCGAACCCCGGCTCCAGCGGCTCGATGACGAACCGGGAGCGGAACTCGTCGACGACCTCTTCGGTCAACGAGGGACGCTGAGCGATCAGCATGTGGAAATCCTTCAGTCATGGACACCCGCTATTTGATGCCCGACCAGTAATACAAGGGTACGGGCGATACAGCTCCGAGGAGCCATACCGCCCGAAACCTCAAACCGCCAAACGACAGTCGAACGTCAGATCAGACGCGACGGCGCTTGGGCGGACGGCAGCCGTGCTGCGACATGTGGGGGCCGACCCCCACACCCCCAGCCGAAAGCAACCGCGCCACCCTGAACCGGTGCGTCAGACGCGACGGCGCTTGGGCGGACGGCAGCCGTTGTGCGGGGTGGGGGTGACGTCCTGGATGGAGCCGACCTCGAGACCCGTCGCCTGGAGCGAACGGATGGCCGTCTCGCGACCCGAGCCCGGGCCCTTGACGAAGACGTCAACCTTGCGCATGCCGTGCTCCTGCGCGCGACGGGCGGCCGACTCGGCGGCCATCTGCGCGGCGAAGGGGGTGGACTTGCGCGAGCCCTTGAAGCCGACGTGGCCGGCGGAGGCCCAGGAGATCACGTTGCCCGCGGGGTCGGTGATCGAGACGATCGTGTTGTTGAACGTGCTCTTGATGTGAGCGTGCCCGTGAGCGACGTTCTTCTTTTCCTTGCGGCGCACCTTCTTGGCAGCGCCCTGACGACCCTTGGGGGGCATCTACTACTCCTACGGGGAGGTGGTCGGTCCTACAGCGAAGACCGCTGATGAAGCGTTGTCCGCTGAGGACTACTTCTTGCCCGGCTTCTTCTTGCCGGCGATGGCGCGACGCGGGCCCTTGCGGGTACGAGCGTTCGTGCTGGTGCGCTGACCGTGGACGGGCAGGCCACGGCGGTGGCGAATACCCTGGTAGCAGCCGATCTCGATCTTCCGGCGGATGTCGCCCTGGATCTCGCGACGGAGGTCACCCTCGGTCTTGATGTTGGCGTCCACGTACTCGCGGATCGCGACGAGCTGCTCCTCGGAGAGGTCCCGAACACGGGTGTTCGGGTCAATGCCCGTCTCCGCCAGCGTCAGCTGGGAAAGGGTCCGGCCGATGCCGAACACGTAGGTGAGGGCGACCTCCACACGCTTTTCACGCGGGATGTCAACACCGGAAACGCGTGCCATTCAATGGCTCCAGTTGTCGTTCGGAGGTCTTCCACAAAGCCGTTTCCCAGCCGCCGTATGAGGTACGAACTGGGTCCCCGGCCTCCGACCGGGGGTATCAGCTCCACTGAACGACGGTCGAACTGCAACCACCGAACTTCGGACCTGGGCTCTGCGTATGAACATGTACTACTGCTCGCGTCGCGCGAATTTCTGCGGGTGCAGAAGGTGGGTCGTGCGTCAGCCCTGGCGCTGCTTGTGGCGCGGGTTCTCGCAGATGACCATGACCCGACCATGACGGCGGATCACCCTGCACTTGTCGCAGATCTTCTTGACGCTCGGCTTGACCTTCATGGGGTGAGGTTCTCCGGGTCAGTTGCCGGCGGCCCCGCTTTCACGGGACGTGGGCAAGATCTACTTGTATCGGTAGACGATGCGGCCACGCGTCAGGTCGTACGGAGACAGCTCCACCACGACCCGGTCGTCAGGGAGGATACGGATGTAGTGCATCCGCATCTTGCCGCTGATGTGTGCCAGGACCTGGTGGCCGTTCTGGAGCTCAACCTTGAACATGGCGTTCGGAAGAGACTCGACGACAGTGCCCTCGATCTCGATGGCACCTTGCTTCTTGGCCACGCTTCGCCCTTCGAATCGACTACCTTGATCGACTCCCATGCGTTCCCTGATGGGCGCATGCGGACATGCGGGTGCACGAGAGCCGACGAGTCAGTCTACGTCAGCACACCCGGAAAGACGAATCGAGGAAGAATGCCCCGCAGCGGTGATCCTTAACCAGCAAGGGGGTTCCACAGGCCCAGAAGCGGGGCGCGGAGGACACACCACCGACCCGACACAGGGCACAGGAGGGACCGAACACACTCTCGCCGAAGCCCCCAGGCCAGCACCGGAAAACCCAAAAATGGAACCCCACCAGGGATACAGGAACGGCCCCCTGGCCGGGGTCCACCGGGTCCGGGGCCACAATCCCGGGCGGGGCGCAGCGGACGCAACCCGCGGGATGCAGGGGACGCAGTCCCCGCGAGGGGCACACGGGCGAAGCCCCGAGCGGAATGCAAGGAAGTGCAGGAGCCGCACCCCCTGGTGGGGTTCAGGGCTCTGGCCCCGGGCCAGTTCGGGAGTACACCCCCGGGCCGGTTTCAGGACCCCAGCCCTCACCGGGGTGCAGGGGCGAAGCCCCGGACGGGGTGCAGGGGACGCAGTCCCCGCGAGGGGTGCAGGGGACGCAGTCCCCGCGAGGGGTGCAGGGGACGCAGTCCCCGCGAGGGGTGCAGGGGACGCAGTCCCCGCGAGGGGGTCCAGGGGACGCAGTCCCCGCGAGGGGGTCCAGGGGACGCAGTCCCCGCGAGGGGGTCCAGGGGACGCAGTCCC contains these protein-coding regions:
- the coaA gene encoding type I pantothenate kinase, whose product is MPRSAHRQRPEATPYVDLTRAEWSALRDKTPLPLTAEEVEKLRGLGDVIDLDEVRDIYLPLSRLLNLYIGATDGLRGALNTFLGEQGAQTGTPFVIGVAGSVAVGKSTVARLLQALLSRWPEHPRVELVTTDGFLLPTEELTARGLMSRKGFPESYDRRALTRFVADIKAGKDEVTAPVYSHLIYDIVPDKKLTVRRPDILIVEGLNVLQPALPGSDGRTRVGLADYFDFSVYVDARPEDIERWYLNRFRRLRETAFQNPSSYFRKYTQVSEEEALDYARTTWRTINKVNLLENVAPTRGRATLIIRKGQDHKVQRLSLRKL
- a CDS encoding DUF389 domain-containing protein: MLHLRLITPADRTNDVVQLIGKTVGTTHLVVLPGAARNPAGDVVMCDVAREAGDELIAGLRELDLDVTGSIAVENIDLSLSEHADKAEKDAPGEGADAVLWEHLADATHEESTLSITYVAFITLATMIAACGVVLDNAILIVGAMAVGPEFGPLAGLSTALVQRRPRLAARSLIALLVGFAAAMLVTVGFSYFMDAVGLFTEAKLEAERPNTGFVYAYDWFSFVVAVLAGIAGTLSLTSAKSGALVGVAISVTTIPAAANAAVALSYGDTTQTTGSTIQLLLNLLGIILAATLTLLAQKWLWNTQRKTSRAS
- the glmM gene encoding phosphoglucosamine mutase; protein product: MGRLFGTDGVRGVANVDLTAELALGLSVAAAHVLGEAGSFEGHRPVAVVGRDPRASGEFLEAAVVAGLASAGVDVLLVGVLPTPAVAFLTAELEADLGVMLSASHNAMPDNGVKFLARGGHKLDDELEERIEAVYEEHRTGAPWDRPTGGGVGRVRSYDEGFERYVSHLVGVLPNRLDGLKVVLDEAHGAASLVSPEVFTRAGAEIVTIGAEPDGLNINDGCGSTHLGKLQAAVLEHGADLGIAHDGDADRCLAVDHTGEEVDGDQIMAVLALAMRERGVLRADTVVATVMSNLGFKLAMEREGLSLIQTAVGDRYVLEEMKEHGYALGGEQSGHVIISDHATTGDGTLTGLLLAARVAQTGRTLKDLAGVMVRLPQVLVNVPDVDRTRVGSSVELAAAVAEAERELGATGRVLLRPSGTEPLVRVMVEAADIDQARSVAGRLADVVKSALG
- the rpsI gene encoding 30S ribosomal protein S9, producing MAETTVEQPLDENADVEFENADVESYTTESEAPVVEGEYVEALDGRFGDPQPAAGLGRRKNAIARVRIVPGTGKWKINGRTLEDYFPNKVHQQEVNEPFKVLELDNRYDVVARITGGGVSGQAGALRLGVARALNEADVDNNRGALKKAGFLRRDDRAVERKKAGLKKARKAPQYSKR
- the rplM gene encoding 50S ribosomal protein L13 encodes the protein MRTFSPKPGDITRQWYVIDAQDVVLGRLATTAANILRGKHKPIYAPHVDAGDFVIIINADKVHLSGNKKTQKMAYRHSGYPGGLRSVRYDELLAKNPEKAVEKAIKGMIPKNTLGRQCLSKLKVYSGDQHPHAAQQPVPFEITQVAQ
- the truA gene encoding tRNA pseudouridine(38-40) synthase TruA, with protein sequence MSDDVQPGFVRVRLDLSYDGTAFSGWAKQAGGRRTVQGEIEDALRTVTRSGEAVYELTVAGRTDAGVHARGQVAHVDLPVEVWGEHQEKLLKRLAGRLSKDVRVWSAAEAPGGFNARFAALWRRYVYRVGDRPGGVDPLLRNHVLWHDWELDVVAMDAAAKSLVGEHDFAAYAKKREGASTVREVLDFGVRRRLDGIVEIEVRADAFCHNQVRSMVGALLFVGDGHRGVEWPRRVLDARVRDSAVHVVRPYGLTLEEVAYPADDQLAGRQLQARRVRGEVH
- the rplQ gene encoding 50S ribosomal protein L17 codes for the protein MPKPAKGARLGGSAAHEKLLLANLAKSLFEHGKITTTEAKARRLRPYAERLVTKAKKGDLHNRRQVLQVITDKSIVHTLFTEIGPRYENRPGGYTRITKIGNRRGDNAPMAVIELVEALTVAQQATGEAEAATKRAVKEDTLKKDEAVEAKSDEVVEDAAPAADEESKDA
- a CDS encoding DNA-directed RNA polymerase subunit alpha, producing MLIAQRPSLTEEVVDEFRSRFVIEPLEPGFGYTLGNSLRRTLLSSIPGAAVTSIRVDGVLHEFTTVPGVKEDVTDLILNIKQLVVSSEHDEPVVMYLRKQGPGLVTAADIAPPAGVEVHNPDLVLATLNGKGKLEVELTVERGRGYVSAVQNKQVGQEIGRIPVDSIYSPVLKVTYKVEATRVEQRTDFDKLIVDVETKQAMRPRDAMASAGKTLVELFGLARELNVDAEGIDMGPSPTDAALAADLALPIEELELTVRSYNCLKREGIHSVGELVARSEADLLDIRNFGAKSIDEVKAKLAGMGLALKDSPPGFDPTAAADAFGADDDVDAGFVETEQY
- the rpsK gene encoding 30S ribosomal protein S11; protein product: MPPKGRQGAAKKVRRKEKKNVAHGHAHIKSTFNNTIVSITDPAGNVISWASAGHVGFKGSRKSTPFAAQMAAESAARRAQEHGMRKVDVFVKGPGSGRETAIRSLQATGLEVGSIQDVTPTPHNGCRPPKRRRV